A single window of Nicotiana tomentosiformis chromosome 1, ASM39032v3, whole genome shotgun sequence DNA harbors:
- the LOC104110574 gene encoding probable WRKY transcription factor 21 has protein sequence MEEIEEANRVAVESCHRVVSLLTQQHDQKQYGNIVRETGEAVHKFKKVVTLLNSNLGHARVRKAKKILTPFPQNLLLENPTCKFDDQPKALKLLPIKSPETPVLEIGSNVKSTLTLGYPSLELSSHSKSPLHLAQQTPSSSFHFAQQQQQQQRLKYQLQQQQLKQQADMMYRRSNSGISLNFDRSTCTPTMSSTRSFISSLSIDGSVANMDGNAFHLIGASRSADQSSFQHKRKCSGKGEEGSVKCGSSSRCHCSKKRKHRVKRSIKVPAISNKLADIPPDEYSWRKYGQKPIKGSPHPRGYYKCSSMRGCPARKHVERCLEEPSMLIVTYEGEHNHPRLPSQSANA, from the exons ATGGAGGAGATTGAGGAAGCTAACAGGGTAGCAGTTGAGAGTTGTCATAGAGTTGTTAGTCTGTTAACTCAACAACATGATCAGAAACAGTATGGAAATATAGTTAGAGAAACTGGAGAGGCTGTTCACAAGTTCAAGAAAGTGGTTACTCTTCTAAATTCCAATTTGGGTCATGCAAGAGTAAGAAAAGCCAAGAAAATTCTGACCCCTTTTCCTCAGAACCTCCTTTTGGAAAACCCAACATGCAAATTTGATGATCAGCCTAAAGCCCTTAAGTTGCTGCCTATCAAATCTCCTGAAACTCCAGTTCTAGAAATTGGTTCGAATGTGAAAAGCACTCTTACTTTAGGATACCCTTCACTGGAATTAAGCTCACATAGTAAAAGCCCTCTTCATTTAGCCCAACAAACACCTTCGTCAAGCTTTCATTTTGCTCAacaacagcagcagcaacagAGGTTGAAGTATCAACTTCAGCAGCAGCAATTGAAACAACAGGCAGATATGATGTACCGGCGTAGCAATAGTGGGATTAGTCTAAATTTCGATAGATCAACGTGTACTCCAACCATGTCATCCACTAGGTCTTTCATCTCCTCATTGAGTATTGACGGTAGTGTTGCTAATATGGATGGTAATGCCTTTCATTTAATTGGGGCTTCTCGCTCTGCGGATCAGAGCTCATTTCAACACAAGAGAAAGTGCTCTGGAAAGGGAGAGGAGGGAAGTGTGAAATGTGGAAGCAGTAGTAGATGTCATTGTTCAAAGAAGAG GAAACACAGGGTAAAGAGATCAATCAAGGTTCCTGCTATAAGTAACAAGCTAGCCGATATTCCTCCCGATGAGTATTCTTGGAGAAAGTATGGACAGAAGCCGATCAAAGGTTCTCCGCACCCTAG GGGATACTATAAGTGTAGCAGCATGAGAGGCTGTCCTGCACGGAAACATGTCGAGAGATGCTTGGAAGAGCCTTCAATGCTTATTGTCACTTATGAGGGAGAACATAATCATCCTAGGTTGCCATCTCAATCGGCAAATGCTTGA